A part of Cannabis sativa cultivar Pink pepper isolate KNU-18-1 chromosome 6, ASM2916894v1, whole genome shotgun sequence genomic DNA contains:
- the LOC115694758 gene encoding probable receptor-like protein kinase At4g39110, giving the protein MEIEKRPTKKHKHYSENLFLSSSSPSSSSSSSFSLLILPLSLPFWMAFLLVLILLPFNVLIPAVSAAAPAAAFIPQDNFLIDCGATTAITSPDGRLFKTEPQAAQFIQAADDFKISVPAADVPSPIYLTARIFIQEASYSFHLTQPGWHWVRIHLFPMNNTIFDLQKATFTVTTDKYVLLHSFNVNNTNQAFVKEYLVNATDPRFTIKFSPQKNSAAFVNAIEVVSAPDDIINDVASNLLPVGNYPGLSNFAFQPVYRLNVGGPLITSSNDTLGRTWAKDDVYLKSPNLAKNVVVSASIVKYPQGGALTPLIAPQMVYASAVEMADAGVNNPKFNVTWNFNVDGAFTYLLRLHFCDIVSKALNNLYFNVYINGQIAISDLDLSHTLGALAVPYFKDIVVNSSFVSNGLLTVQIGPSNLGSGDLNAILNGLEVMKMSNTVESLDGEFGVDGRQETSGSRRGTVAAVGFAMMFGAFVGLGAMVIKWHKRPQDWQKRNSFSSWLLPVHAGDTSFMSSKNSGSHKTANFYSSTLGLGRYFSFAELQEATKNFDANAIIGVGGFGNVYIAEIDDGTKVAVKRGNPQSEQGITEFQTEIQMLSKLRHRHLVSLIGYCDENSEMILVYEYMSNGPFRDHLYGKSLTTPLTWKQRLEICIGAARGLHYLHTGTAQGIIHRDVKTTNILLDDNFTAKVADFGLSKDVALGQGHVSTAVKGSFGYLDPEYFRRQQLTDKSDVYSFGVVLLEALCARPAINPQLPREQVNLADWAMQWKRKGLLDKIIDPLLVGAINPESMKKFAEAAEKCLAEHGVDRPTMGDVLWNLEYALQLQEAFSQGKANENEQGGGESTPATDNRPVSLPEESNKSPAEVQATIDEHSGTAMFAQFANLNGR; this is encoded by the exons ATGGAGATAGAAAAGAGACCAACAAAAAAACACAAACACTATTCTGAAAATCTTTTTCTATCTTCTTCATcgccatcatcatcatcttcttcttcattttcattattaatattacCATTATCATTACCATTCTGGATGGCTTTCCTCCTGGTCCTAATCCTCCTACCCTTTAATGTCTTGATCCCTGCAGTCTCAGCTGCGGCGCCCGCCGCTGCCTTCATCCCACAAGACAATTTTCTTATCGATTGTGGGGCAACCACAGCAATTACTTCACCAGATGGAAGACTTTTCAAGACAGAACCACAAGCTGCTCAGTTCATACAAGCGGCGGATGACTTCAAAATCTCTGTCCCTGCCGCTGATGTCCCTTCTCCAATTTATCTAACGGCCAGGATCTTCATCCAAGAAGCCTCTTACTCATTCCACTTGACCCAACCAGGATGGCATTGGGTTCGAATCCATCTATTCCCAATGAACAACACCATTTTTGACCTCCAAAAAGCAACTTTCACCGTTACCACCGACAAATACGTCCTTCTCCATAGCTTTAATGTCAACAATACAAATCAAGCTTTTGTTAAGGAGTATTTGGTCAATGCTACAGACCCGCGTTTCACAATCAAATTCTCTCCACAAAAAAATTCAGCAGCTTTTGTCAACGCAATTGAGGTTGTTTCGGCCCCAGATGACATCATAAACGATGTTGCATCGAACCTTTTACCGGTTGGAAACTATCCCGGATTATCAAACTTCGCTTTCCAACCAGTTTACCGACTCAATGTCGGGGGCCCGCTGATAACATCTTCAAATGACACTCTTGGTCGAACTTGGGCGAAAGACGATGTTTATTTAAAATCCCCAAATTTAGCCAAAAATGTCGTAGTTTCAGCTTCTATCGTTAAATACCCACAAGGAGGTGCTTTAACACCGTTAATAGCTCCCCAAATGGTCTACGCATCCGCAGTTGAAATGGCTGACGCAGGCGTTAACAACCCAAAATTCAACGTGACATGGAATTTTAACGTTGATGGAGCTTTCACTTACCTTCTCCGTCTACACTTTTGTGATATCGTTAGTAAAGCGTTAAATAATCTTTATTTCAACGTTTATATTAACGGTCAAATAGCTATATCTGACTTGGACTTGTCACATACATTGGGGGCTTTAGCTGTCCCATACTTCAAGGACATTGTGGTAAATTCATCTTTTGTATCTAACGGATTACTAACGGTTCAAATTGGTCCATCAAATTTAGGGTCGGGTGACCTTAATGCAATATTAAATGGTTTGGAGGTTATGAAAATGAGTAACACGGTTGAGAGTTTGGATGGAGAATTTGGGGTGGATGGACGTCAAGAGACGTCGGGTTCAAGGCGGGGGACAGTGGCGGCAGTCGGGTTCGCGATGATGTTCGGAGCTTTTGTAGGGTTAGGGGCAATGGTGATAAAGTGGCATAAAAGGCCTCAAGATTGGCAAAAGAGGAATAGTTTCTCTTCTTGGCTTCTTCCAGTACATGCTGGTGACACTAGTTTTATGTCTAGTAAAAATTCAGGTTCTCATAAGACAGCAAATTTCTACTCTTCCACTCTTGGCCTTGGAAG atacttctcctttgcTGAGCTTCAAGAAGCCACCAAAAATTTTGATGCCAATGCGATAATTGGTGTTGGAGGGTTCGGAAATGTCTACATAGCTGAGATCGACGATGGAACAAAAGTTGCTGTCAAAAGAGGAAACCCTCAATCTGAGCAAGGCATAACTGAATTCCAAACCGAAATTCAAATGCTCTCGAAACTCCGCCACCGCCACCTTGTCTCCCTAATTGGCTACTGCGACGAGAATTCTGAGATGATTCTCGTCTATGAGTACATGTCCAATGGCCCCTTCCGCGACCACCTCTATGGGAAATCCCTCACTACCCCACTAACATGGAAACAACGCCTCGAGATCTGTATCGGGGCAGCGCGTGGCCTCCATTACCTCCACACTGGCACAGCCCAAGGAATCATCCATCGCGACGTGAAGACGACAAATATTCTCTTGGACGACAACTTCACTGCCAAGGTTGCTGATTTTGGGCTCTCCAAAGACGTGGCATTAGGACAAGGCCACGTCAGTACAGCTGTGAAGGGTAGTTTCGGGTATTTAGATCCAGAATATTTTCGACGTCAGCAACTTACAGATAAATCTGACGTGTATTCATTTGGTGTCGTTTTGCTCGAGGCGCTTTGTGCTCGACCAGCTATAAATCCTCAGCTACCACGCGAGCAAGTCAATTTGGCTGATTGGGCTATGCAATGGAAGAGAAAAGGGTTGCTTGATAAGATCATTGACCCGCTTTTGGTTGGAGCTATAAATCCAGAATCCATGAAGAAGTTTGCCGAGGCAGCCGAAAAATGCCTCGCTGAGCACGGTGTTGATAGGCCCACTATGGGAGATGTGTTGTGGAATTTAGAGTATGCTTTGCAACTCCAAGAGGCTTTTTCGCAAGGAAAAGCCAATGAAAACGAGCAAGGAGGAGGAGAGAGTACTCCGGCGACAGATAATCGACCAGTGTCATTACCAGAGGAGAGTAACAAGAGTCCGGCTGAAGTTCAAGCGACCATTGATGAACACTCTGGAACTGCGATGTTTGCCCAATTTGCTAATCTCAATGGTAggtga
- the LOC115725232 gene encoding 26S proteasome regulatory subunit S10B homolog B — translation MSTESEDVVRRRTVTTEYRKKLLQHKELDSRVRAVREKLRTAKKEFCKTEDDLKSLQSVGQIIGEVLRPLDNERLIVKASSGPRYVVGCRNKVDKEKLTAGTRVVLDMTTLTIMRALPREVDPVVYNMLHEDPGNVSYSAVGGLGDQIRELRESIELPLMNPELFLRVGIKPPKGVLLYGPPGTGKTLLARAIASNIDANFLKVVSSAIIDKYIGESARLIREMFGYARDHQPCIIFMDEIDAIGGRRFSEGTSADREIQRTLMELLNQLDGFDQLGKVKMIMATNRPDVLDPALLRPGRLDRKIEIPLPNEQSRMEILKIHASGIAKHGEIDYEAVVKLAEGFNGADLRNVCTEAGMSAIRAERDYVIHEDFMKAVRKLNEAKKLESSSHYNADFGKE, via the exons ATGTCAACCGAATCGGAAGACGTTGTCCGACGTCGCACCGTCACCACAGAGTACCGGAAGAAGCTTCTCCAACATAAGGAGCTCGATTCCCGTGTTCGCGCAG TGAGGGAAAAGTTGCGGACTGCCAAGAAGGAGTTTTGTAAAACTGAAGATGACCTTAAGTCGCTTCAGAGCGTTGGGCAGATCATTGGTGAAGTTCTTAGGCCTCTTGATAATGAACGCT TGATTGTGAAGGCAAGTAGTGGTCCTAGGTATGTTGTTGGCTGCCGGAATAAAGTGGACAAGGAGAAACTAACTGCAGGAACTCGAGTTGTTCTCGATATGACTACATTGACTATCATGAGGGCTCTTCCACGTGAA GTTGATCCAGTTGTATACAATATGCTTCATGAAGATCCTGGTAATGTTAGCTATTCTGCTGTGGGAGGACTTGGAGATCAGATTAGAGAGCTTAGGGAATCTATAGAGCTTCCTCTTATGAATCCTGAGCTCTTTCTTAGAGTTGGAATCAAACCTCCAAAG GGTGTTCTTCTATATGGACCTCCTGGAACGGGGAAAACTTTGCTGGCCAGAGCTATTGCTAGCAATATAGATGCTAACTTTTTAAAG GTTGTATCCAGTGCCATCATTGATAAGTATATTGGTGAAAGTGCAAGATTGATTAGAGAAATGTTTGGCTATGCTCGGGATCACCAG CCTTGTATCATTTTTATGGATGAGATCGATGCTATTGGTGGGCGCCGATTCAGTGAAGGGACTAGTGCAGATCGTGAAATTCAAAGAACACTCATGGAGTTGCTTAATCAACTAGATGGATTTGACCAGCTTGGGAAG GTTAAAATGATCATGGCAACAAACAGACCTGATGTTCTGGACCCTGCACTTCTCCGTCCGGGGAGACTTGACCGGAAAATAGAGATTCCGTTACCTAATGAACAGTCAAGAatggaaattttgaaaattcatgCTTCTGGTATTGCCAAACATGGAGAAATTGACTATGAAGCAGTTGTGAAGCTTGCTGAG GGATTCAATGGGGCTGATCTCCGAAATGTTTGCACTGAAGCTGGGATGTCTGCAATTCGTGCTGAAAGGGACTATGTCATCCATGAGGATTTCATGAAG GCTGTGCGAAAATTGAACGAAGCAAAGAAACTTGAATCCAGCTCCCACTACAATGCTGATTTCGGAAAGGAATGA
- the LOC115695844 gene encoding bifunctional phosphatase IMPL2, chloroplastic isoform X2 yields the protein MLSQCFSQTATTARYFPSTLFSPPIPISSASALNFTDTRGGCLSLSLTRGANISMACNSKLSNGVEALSWGLDVDRFAEVANEAADASGVVLRKYFRSKFEILDKEDLSPVTIADQTAEESMVSIILKNFPSHAIFGEEKGWRCKEKDSEYVWVLDPIDGTKSFITGKPVFGTLIVLLHKGKPILGVIDQPILRERWIGINGRKTTLNGEEVSTRSCANISQAYMYTTSPHLFKEEAKEAFVRVRNKVKVPLYGCDCYAYALLSSGHVDLVVESGLHPYDILALIPVIEGAGGVITGWKGEELSWEASPNSHATNFNVVAAGDKQIHQQALELLQWR from the exons ATGCTTTCTCAGTGCTTTTCTCAGACGGCCACCACAGCCAGATACTTCCCCAGCACTTTGTTTTCACCTCCCATTCCCATTTCAAGTGCTTCAGctctcaatttcactgatactaGGGGAGGCTGCCTTTCCCTCTCACTCACTCGTGGAGCCAACATCTCCATGGCCTGTAATTCGAAGCTCTCGAATGGAGTCGAAGCTCTTTCCTGGGGTCTCGATGTTGATCGCTTTGCTGAGGTTGCTAATGAGGCTGCTGATGCCTCTGGAGTTGTGCTTCGAAAATACTTTCGTAGCAAGTTCGAGATTCTAGATAAGGAAGATTTGA GTCCTGTAACTATTGCGGATCAAACAGCCGAGGAATCTATGGTATCTATTATATTGAAAAACTTTCCATCTCATGCTAT TTTTGGAGAAGAGAAAGGGTGGAGGTGCAAAGAGAAAGATTCAGAGTATGTCTGGGTTTTAGATCCAATAGATGGGACAAAAAGTTTTATAACTG GAAAACCTGTCTTCGGTACACTCATTGTTCTGCTACATAAGGGTAAACCA ATTCTTGGTGTAATTGATCAGCCTATTTTAAGAGAAAGATGGATTGGGATAAATGGAAGGAAAACTACACTAAATGGAGAAGAAGTATCCACTCGCTCTTGTGCAAATATTTCACAAGCATATAT GTACACTACAAGTCCTCATCTATTCAAAGAAGAGGCAAAAGAAGCATTTGTTCGTGTGAGAAACAAG GTGAAAGTACCTCTATATGGATGCGACTGCTATGCTTATGCTCTTCTGTCATCCGGTCATGTGGATCTTGTTGTTGAATCCGGTCTCCAT CCATACGATATTCTTGCACTCATACCGGTGATAGAAGGCGCTGGAGGTGTCATAACTGGTTGGAAAGGAGAAGAACTTAGTTGGGAAGCTTCCCCAAATTCACATGCAACAA ATTTTAATGTAGTTGCAGCTGGGGATAAACAGATTCACCAGCAAGCTCTGGAGTTGCTACAATGGCGATAA
- the LOC115695844 gene encoding bifunctional phosphatase IMPL2, chloroplastic isoform X1 translates to MGLWAQKKDPKLNSLSLSLSLSEFIVVAEFLTSVGDGVPHPQLKVSTMLSQCFSQTATTARYFPSTLFSPPIPISSASALNFTDTRGGCLSLSLTRGANISMACNSKLSNGVEALSWGLDVDRFAEVANEAADASGVVLRKYFRSKFEILDKEDLSPVTIADQTAEESMVSIILKNFPSHAIFGEEKGWRCKEKDSEYVWVLDPIDGTKSFITGKPVFGTLIVLLHKGKPILGVIDQPILRERWIGINGRKTTLNGEEVSTRSCANISQAYMYTTSPHLFKEEAKEAFVRVRNKVKVPLYGCDCYAYALLSSGHVDLVVESGLHPYDILALIPVIEGAGGVITGWKGEELSWEASPNSHATNFNVVAAGDKQIHQQALELLQWR, encoded by the exons ATGGGCCTTTGGGCCCAAAAAAAAGACCCAAAactgaactctctctctctctctctctctctcagtgAGTTCATCGTAGTGGCGGAGTTTCTCACATCGGTCGGCGACGGCGTTCCTCATCCTCAACTCAAAG tctCCACCATGCTTTCTCAGTGCTTTTCTCAGACGGCCACCACAGCCAGATACTTCCCCAGCACTTTGTTTTCACCTCCCATTCCCATTTCAAGTGCTTCAGctctcaatttcactgatactaGGGGAGGCTGCCTTTCCCTCTCACTCACTCGTGGAGCCAACATCTCCATGGCCTGTAATTCGAAGCTCTCGAATGGAGTCGAAGCTCTTTCCTGGGGTCTCGATGTTGATCGCTTTGCTGAGGTTGCTAATGAGGCTGCTGATGCCTCTGGAGTTGTGCTTCGAAAATACTTTCGTAGCAAGTTCGAGATTCTAGATAAGGAAGATTTGA GTCCTGTAACTATTGCGGATCAAACAGCCGAGGAATCTATGGTATCTATTATATTGAAAAACTTTCCATCTCATGCTAT TTTTGGAGAAGAGAAAGGGTGGAGGTGCAAAGAGAAAGATTCAGAGTATGTCTGGGTTTTAGATCCAATAGATGGGACAAAAAGTTTTATAACTG GAAAACCTGTCTTCGGTACACTCATTGTTCTGCTACATAAGGGTAAACCA ATTCTTGGTGTAATTGATCAGCCTATTTTAAGAGAAAGATGGATTGGGATAAATGGAAGGAAAACTACACTAAATGGAGAAGAAGTATCCACTCGCTCTTGTGCAAATATTTCACAAGCATATAT GTACACTACAAGTCCTCATCTATTCAAAGAAGAGGCAAAAGAAGCATTTGTTCGTGTGAGAAACAAG GTGAAAGTACCTCTATATGGATGCGACTGCTATGCTTATGCTCTTCTGTCATCCGGTCATGTGGATCTTGTTGTTGAATCCGGTCTCCAT CCATACGATATTCTTGCACTCATACCGGTGATAGAAGGCGCTGGAGGTGTCATAACTGGTTGGAAAGGAGAAGAACTTAGTTGGGAAGCTTCCCCAAATTCACATGCAACAA ATTTTAATGTAGTTGCAGCTGGGGATAAACAGATTCACCAGCAAGCTCTGGAGTTGCTACAATGGCGATAA
- the LOC115695844 gene encoding bifunctional phosphatase IMPL2, chloroplastic isoform X3, whose product MACNSKLSNGVEALSWGLDVDRFAEVANEAADASGVVLRKYFRSKFEILDKEDLSPVTIADQTAEESMVSIILKNFPSHAIFGEEKGWRCKEKDSEYVWVLDPIDGTKSFITGKPVFGTLIVLLHKGKPILGVIDQPILRERWIGINGRKTTLNGEEVSTRSCANISQAYMYTTSPHLFKEEAKEAFVRVRNKVKVPLYGCDCYAYALLSSGHVDLVVESGLHPYDILALIPVIEGAGGVITGWKGEELSWEASPNSHATNFNVVAAGDKQIHQQALELLQWR is encoded by the exons ATGGCCTGTAATTCGAAGCTCTCGAATGGAGTCGAAGCTCTTTCCTGGGGTCTCGATGTTGATCGCTTTGCTGAGGTTGCTAATGAGGCTGCTGATGCCTCTGGAGTTGTGCTTCGAAAATACTTTCGTAGCAAGTTCGAGATTCTAGATAAGGAAGATTTGA GTCCTGTAACTATTGCGGATCAAACAGCCGAGGAATCTATGGTATCTATTATATTGAAAAACTTTCCATCTCATGCTAT TTTTGGAGAAGAGAAAGGGTGGAGGTGCAAAGAGAAAGATTCAGAGTATGTCTGGGTTTTAGATCCAATAGATGGGACAAAAAGTTTTATAACTG GAAAACCTGTCTTCGGTACACTCATTGTTCTGCTACATAAGGGTAAACCA ATTCTTGGTGTAATTGATCAGCCTATTTTAAGAGAAAGATGGATTGGGATAAATGGAAGGAAAACTACACTAAATGGAGAAGAAGTATCCACTCGCTCTTGTGCAAATATTTCACAAGCATATAT GTACACTACAAGTCCTCATCTATTCAAAGAAGAGGCAAAAGAAGCATTTGTTCGTGTGAGAAACAAG GTGAAAGTACCTCTATATGGATGCGACTGCTATGCTTATGCTCTTCTGTCATCCGGTCATGTGGATCTTGTTGTTGAATCCGGTCTCCAT CCATACGATATTCTTGCACTCATACCGGTGATAGAAGGCGCTGGAGGTGTCATAACTGGTTGGAAAGGAGAAGAACTTAGTTGGGAAGCTTCCCCAAATTCACATGCAACAA ATTTTAATGTAGTTGCAGCTGGGGATAAACAGATTCACCAGCAAGCTCTGGAGTTGCTACAATGGCGATAA